DNA from Vigna radiata var. radiata cultivar VC1973A unplaced genomic scaffold, Vradiata_ver6 scaffold_246, whole genome shotgun sequence:
CATACCAATATCAAAACTAGTATTAAGGATCCAGCACAATATGGTCAGAGTGTGAGCTGATCCATGTCCATAACATTTCCAGAGATTCTATGAACGGATCGCCCTTCATCTTGATCAGCAACATAAGCATTTACGTTGTGGGTGGACATTGAGCCTTCAGTGTCAGAACAACCTGGCCTTTCAGTAAGGAACTGTTCCCAGAAGACATCATTTACTCTAACTGGAGCAGTTGGGGTAGCCTCGGCTAAATTAGTGACCTCGTTTAGACTTCTGCTTGAAGAGGCTCCAGCGTCATATTCTTTAATATCATCGGCACAAAATTTTGATCCATCCAATTTGCCAAATTCTGGGAATGTGGATCTATCTGGGAATGTGTTTCTCTTGGCTTGTAGTGGAGAAGATGCCAGAGATAGATTCAAAAGACAGGATATATAACTGTCACCATCTTCATTATTTGAGTCCAATTTGGGGCTCTCGGAAGCTGTGGCGGTTCGTGATAAACAGGAATGCATCTCGAAATTAAGAGACTCTCCGGTCTGTGCAATCTCTGCTATCTCAGGTAGCATCATATTATGTGGGCTTTCTCCTTCTTCATTTGAACTCTGTGTACTACATGACACTACCAAGTTCATTTCTGAAACAGCAGGTGACAGTTCCAGTGTGAGTTTATCGGAGAATTCATGATGAGAAACATTTCCAAATTCCGTTCCAAAACATTCAGCTAAGGTGTTTCCAGCAACGTGGTCACGGTCATCAAGCCGAGGAGGTAATCGCCTTTTCTTGTTATAAGCGAGCAAATCCATGGACTCGATTTTGCGAGTGATCTGTTGAAGAAGAGTAGGATTGTGAAGAGCGTTTTGAAAGAAGGTGAGCAAATTTTGCTGCCTCTCCTCCATGCCATCCAATCGCAGACACAGATCTTCAAGATAAGTCTTGGCAGCGGAGTGGTGTTGTTTGAAGCGGAAAATATTGGATTGAATGGTGGCCTTGTCACGTGAAAGTTTGTCTATCTGTTCCTCAAATGCGGACCTTTCCGAATCCACGAGGGGTTGTGTGAGTGAGTGACTGTGGATAGGTTTCCTGCGGTGAATATTCTTTAGAAGAtgcttttgatctttcacaaaaTCTTCATTAGCAAACTCCCATCGCTCAGGGTGTACTTTTCTAAATCCCTGACAATAGAGGTGCGTAGGGAAATTTGGCAGAGCTCAATAGTACGCAAAAACAATCAATCgttgtttcatttttaacaattttgaaTTCAGAGGCAGAGTATCATATATATGTAATGACATGAATGAATAACTCTGCCATGGTATAAGCAGAAAAAGAGAATGACATGATGCatgcagagagagagagatagataCATAGGTGTTAAGCTGACGGATGAAGCTGGAGAAGTTGTTGTGTTTGAAAAAGGTGGGAAGAAGAAGGCGAGAAAATTCAGCAGGGTTCCAAACGATGAAGGTGTTGTTGTTGGAACTCCACGATACTATTTCCTCCGTCGATGAATCATCCACCATCTCGTATGTTTTCAGTAGGAACGGTGCTGGACCTGCCGGAGCTGCCGGACCTGACGAACCTGATCCTGACCCTGTTCcctccattttcttcttctgatgATAGATACAATCCAaccaaacacaacacaaaacacaacagcACGCAACTTCTTATTCCTATTCCTATTTGATCTTACGTAAGTACAGTTGACTTTTACTTTGTCtctgttaac
Protein-coding regions in this window:
- the LOC106778271 gene encoding heat stress transcription factor A-5 encodes the protein MEGTGSGSGSSGPAAPAGPAPFLLKTYEMVDDSSTEEIVSWSSNNNTFIVWNPAEFSRLLLPTFFKHNNFSSFIRQLNTYGFRKVHPERWEFANEDFVKDQKHLLKNIHRRKPIHSHSLTQPLVDSERSAFEEQIDKLSRDKATIQSNIFRFKQHHSAAKTYLEDLCLRLDGMEERQQNLLTFFQNALHNPTLLQQITRKIESMDLLAYNKKRRLPPRLDDRDHVAGNTLAECFGTEFGNVSHHEFSDKLTLELSPAVSEMNLVVSCSTQSSNEEGESPHNMMLPEIAEIAQTGESLNFEMHSCLSRTATASESPKLDSNNEDGDSYISCLLNLSLASSPLQAKRNTFPDRSTFPEFGKLDGSKFCADDIKEYDAGASSSRSLNEVTNLAEATPTAPVRVNDVFWEQFLTERPGCSDTEGSMSTHNVNAYVADQDEGRSVHRISGNVMDMDQLTL